A single Musa acuminata AAA Group cultivar baxijiao chromosome BXJ2-1, Cavendish_Baxijiao_AAA, whole genome shotgun sequence DNA region contains:
- the LOC103997195 gene encoding transcription factor MYB61, with the protein MGRHTCCYKQKLRKGLWSPEEDEKLIKHITKYGHGCWSSVPIQAGLQRCGKSCRLRWINYLRPDLKRGSFSKQEENLIIELHAVLGNRWSQIAARLPGRTDNEIKNFWNSCIKKMLKQRGIDPNTHKPLAEDKVGEAKASRTSEGTSGSVDLKVPAAALESLNDAARGPASSSMPVFDTCAVERKASPMTKCFFLDQFITSQSSSDPVSVFPLAQLSFATDCSSSETALADLSACPNPLWLSHNSRLLEMNRDFHCNTISTCLPSVPTTILPTSMDNSAQICAGIDGMQYSDAVYSGNSSRSSMNSSDTVEMQNSSSFHNDIFLWPESTPDKDAQVQLEKEPEDLKWSQYLDGAFPVSAATQSQSLSQPLHCDVKAESPSVFSDLVSWHQIQQQLQSSDIYGKDFQMLSVGFGQV; encoded by the exons ATGGGGAGGCACACATGCTGCTACAAGCAAAAGCTGAGGAAAGGCCTGTGGTCTCCTGAGGAAGATGAAAAGCTCATCAAGCACATAACAAAATATGGCCATGGGTGTTGGAGCTCTGTCCCCATACAAGCAG GACTTCAGAGGTGTGGGAAGAGCTGCAGGCTGAGGTGGATAAACTACCTGAGGCCTGATCTTAAGAGAGGGTCCTTCTCAAAGCAGGAGGAGAATCTCATAATTGAACTCCATGCAGTGCTAGGAAACAG GTGGTCGCAGATCGCAGCTCGCTTGCCGGGAaggaccgacaacgagatcaagaacttctGGAACTCCTGCATCAAGAAGATGCTCAAGCAGAGAGGGATCGACCCCAACACCCACAAGCCGCTCGCGGAGGACAAAGTGGGGGAAGCCAAAGCCTCCAGGACCAGCGAAGGCACGTCCGGCTCCGTCGACCTCAAAGTTCCCGCCGCAGCATTGGAGAGCTTGAATGACGCAGCACGCGGACCGGCGTCGTCTTCAATGCCGGTGTTCGATACGTGTGCCGTCGAGAGGAAGGCATCACCGATGACCAAATGCTTCTTCCTCGACCAATTCATTACCAGCCAAAGCAGCTCCGATCCAGTGAGTGTCTTCCCCCTAGCACAGTTGAGTTTTGCCACTGACTGTAGCAGCAGTGAGACAGCCCTGGCCGACCTATCGGCCTGTCCGAATCCTCTCTGGCTCAGCCATAACAGTAGGCTGCTCGAGATGAATCGGGACTTCCATTGCAACACAATATCCACATGCTTACCATCAGTTCCAACCACAATCCTTCCCACTTCAATGGATAATTCGGCACAGATCTGCGCTGGTATCGATGGCATGCAGTACAGTGATGCTGTTTACTCCGGAAATAGTAGTCGGAGTAGTATGAACAGTTCTGATACAGTAGAGATGCAGAACAGCAGCTCCTTCCACAATGACATCTTTCTTTGGCCGGAGTCAACGCCGGACAAGGATGCCCAGGTCCAGCTTGAAAAGGAGCCCGAGGACCTCAAATGGTCGCAGTATCTCGACGGCGCCTTCCCGGTGTCAGCAGCCACCCAAAGCCAAAGCCTAAGCCAACCTCTGCATTGTGACGTCAAGGCAGAAAGCCCATCTGTGTTCAGTGATCTAGTATCCTGGCACCAAATCCAGCAGCAGCTACAATCTTCAGACATCTACGGCAAGGATTTCCAGATGTTATCCGTGGGATTCGGACAAGTATAG